CTTCCCTCGGTGATCCGCCTGATCTACCTCATCCGAAGGCCGCGCCCGCAAATGCGGCTCTCGCGTCGCGAGGTGTTCAACCGCGACGGCTACACGTGCCAGTACTGCGGCCGGCGCGGCCAACGCGAACTGACGCTCGACCATGTGATGCCGCGCCACCGCGGCGGCCGGCACACGTGGGACAACCTGGTCACGGCGTGCAAGTCGTGCAATCACCGCAAGGCAGGGAGGACGCCGCCCGAAGCGAAGATGCGTCTCCTGCGCGATCCCTTTCAACCGCGCGTGAACAGCTACTACGTCGTGTACCCGTATCTCACGAACGAGGAGGGATGGCGAAAGTTCATCCCCGGCTGGGAGCCTGCCGCCGACGGCTACGCCTGACGGCAGTTTTCAGTTTCAGGTTTTCAGTTGTAAGTCGGGAGTTGGCCGGCGGCGGGCCTGCCGCGTTCATTGTCCACCTCGCTAGAACACGCTGCCTGTTGCACCCCCATCGACGAGGATCGTCTGACCGCTGATCTGCCGCGCTTGCCTCGATGCGAGAAACACGATCATCGCCGCGACGTCTTCAGCCTCGCCGACGCGGCCAAGGGGGATCTGGCGGGCACGTAACTGTTTCTGTTCATCAAACGTGCGCCCCTCCGCGACCGCCTGCGCTTCGAGTACGGGCCGGATGCGGTCAGTGAGCGTCAGTCCGGGGCCGACGTTGTTCACCGTGATGCCATAGCGTCCCAGTTCCTTCGACAACGTCTTCGCAAGGCCGGTGGTGCCGAGACGGACCGAGTTCGACAGGATCAGGCCATCGATCGGCTCCTTCACGGCGGTCGACGTGACGTTGATCACGCGCGCCTGGTCGGACGCCTTCAGGTACGGAAGCGCTTCCCGCGTGAGACGCACGACGCTCATCAGGTTCTGGTCGACCGCCTTCACCCAGGCCTCGTCGTCGTGGTGCTCGAATGTGCCGGGTGGCGGGCCGCCCGCATTGTTCACGACGATATCGATCGCCCCGAAGGTTTCGACCGTGCGCTGCACGAGCCGCTTGATGTCTTCGTACACGGCCATATCGCACTCGACGCTGAGCACCTCGGCGCCCGTGGCATCTCGAATGGCCTCCGCGGCGTCCGTGAGTGCGGCCTGTCCGCGCGCCGCGATCACGACGCGCGCGCCTTCGGCCGCCAGCATCATGGCAGCGGCACGCCCGATGCCCTTGCTGCCACCCCCGACGATGGCGACGCGTCCGGCCAACCCGAGTTCCATGTTGCCTCCTTCGATCAGGGCGTGATCAACGACTCCAACACGGCCGCTTCCTCCGGTGTCGCCGGGCGCGGGCGATCTTCGTTCGCGTCCTGCACGACCGGCGCGACCTGATACGCCGTCACACCTTCGCCCTCGGTCAGCGTGATGCTCAGGACGAGCGAGACGCGCGGTATGGGAATGTTCGCCAGATCGACCTCGTCGAGGTCAAAGATGAAGTTGCCGAGTCCCCATGCCACGAGCTGATTGCCTCGCCGCTCCACTGGCTGGACGACGTGCGCGTGGTGCCCGACGTACGCGTCGGCGCCGGCCCCGAGGACGGTCGCCGCTATGCGACGCTGTGTGGCGTCGGGGACCGTCGAGTACTCAGTCCCGGCGTGTACGACGACCACGACAAAGTCGGCCTGTTGCCGGGCGGATGTGATGGCTGCGGTGAGCGGCGCATCATCGCAGATGAACAGCCCGGGCGTGATCGCGCTGGCGGCCCAGTCGCGAATCTCAAAACCTCCACCCTCGTCCGGACTGTCGGCGCACGCGACGAACGCAACGCTCAGTCCGTTCGGCGCCTCGAAGATGGCTGGCGTCGCGGCTTCGTCGCTCGTATCACCGGCGCCGATATAACGCACGCCTGCCCCATCGAGCGCGGCGAATGTATCGTCCAGCCCCTGGACGCCGTAATCCATCGCGTGGTTGTTGGCGAGCGAGACGACATCGAAGCCGGCGTCCAGCAGGCCGGATGCGAAGCGCGGTGGCGTGCGGAAGTTGTAGCCCTTCGGCCACGGCTCGCCTCTGTCCGTGAGCGCACCCTCGAGGTTGGCGATCGCGATGTCACCCGTAATCAGGTGGCGGATGAGATCGTACGGGTAGCCCACGCCGTTTGCCTCCATGCGCGGCACGACCTCTCGCGCGAGGCTGACGTCCCCGACGGCGCTGATCGTGATCGATGCGGGTGCGCGTGGCGTGGCGGGCGAAGTCGTCACATCAGGCGCGGGTCTGACACCGGCAGTCGCGGCGGGCGTGGTCGTGGTGGGGGATAGAGCATCGTCATCATTCGACGATTGACACGCGATCGTCGCGAGGATGACAACGAACAGCGACAGCAGGGAGAGCCGTCGTGCACCGATCACAGCGGCGATTCCGAGGCGTTCGCGTGCTCGATGCGAGCGATGGCATCGAAACGTTCCAGTGCCGATTGGACGAACGTGATCGCTGGCGCCGCCATGCCGTTACGAGAACTTGGTGACGCGAACCGAGATCAGGTTCGGGATGTCAGAGAGTTTGTCGACGAGTTCAGTCGGAATCGGATCGTCGATGCCGACGGCCATGAGCGCCTTGCCACGCACCGCGGTACGCCCGACGCGCATGAAGCTGATGTTGATGTCGTGCTCGCCGAGGAAGGTGCCGACGGCGCCGATCATGCCCGGACGGTCCTGGTTCTCGCAGAGCAGCAGCCAACCGTCCCCCGGCGGCACGTCTACCCAGAAGTCGTTGATCGCGACGATGTGCGGTCCATCGTGCGCAATCGTGCCCGTTACGTCGGTATCGCCCGTGCGCGTGTGTATATGTACGCGAATCAGGTTGGCGTAAATC
This is a stretch of genomic DNA from Dehalococcoidia bacterium. It encodes these proteins:
- a CDS encoding HNH endonuclease, whose product is MHSNVLVLNQNYEPLNVCNATRAFNLIDRGKAEILEHGSGYLRSPSMQFPLPSVIRLIYLIRRPRPQMRLSRREVFNRDGYTCQYCGRRGQRELTLDHVMPRHRGGRHTWDNLVTACKSCNHRKAGRTPPEAKMRLLRDPFQPRVNSYYVVYPYLTNEEGWRKFIPGWEPAADGYA
- a CDS encoding SDR family oxidoreductase gives rise to the protein MELGLAGRVAIVGGGSKGIGRAAAMMLAAEGARVVIAARGQAALTDAAEAIRDATGAEVLSVECDMAVYEDIKRLVQRTVETFGAIDIVVNNAGGPPPGTFEHHDDEAWVKAVDQNLMSVVRLTREALPYLKASDQARVINVTSTAVKEPIDGLILSNSVRLGTTGLAKTLSKELGRYGITVNNVGPGLTLTDRIRPVLEAQAVAEGRTFDEQKQLRARQIPLGRVGEAEDVAAMIVFLASRQARQISGQTILVDGGATGSVF
- a CDS encoding CapA family protein, whose protein sequence is MTTSPATPRAPASITISAVGDVSLAREVVPRMEANGVGYPYDLIRHLITGDIAIANLEGALTDRGEPWPKGYNFRTPPRFASGLLDAGFDVVSLANNHAMDYGVQGLDDTFAALDGAGVRYIGAGDTSDEAATPAIFEAPNGLSVAFVACADSPDEGGGFEIRDWAASAITPGLFICDDAPLTAAITSARQQADFVVVVVHAGTEYSTVPDATQRRIAATVLGAGADAYVGHHAHVVQPVERRGNQLVAWGLGNFIFDLDEVDLANIPIPRVSLVLSITLTEGEGVTAYQVAPVVQDANEDRPRPATPEEAAVLESLITP